In Mariluticola halotolerans, one DNA window encodes the following:
- a CDS encoding ABC transporter permease yields the protein MVGTWLFGWLFAERLSTGIARGTTLAQTGVLIPAMFGAAILVVWEGVTRGGGVPTILLPAPSGIWDQLINSVPVLAADFYQTFIKAVLIGYAMGCAAGFAVAIAIDRSPFLKRGLLPLGNFVSALPLIGIAPIMVMWFGFDWQSKAAVVVVMTFFPMLVNTISGLNASGEMERDLMRTYASSYWQTLAKLRLPAAAPFIFNALKINSTLALIGAIVAEFFGTPIVGMGFRISSEIGKLNVEMVWAEIAIAALAGSAFYGVMALLERAVTFWHPSVRSGRA from the coding sequence CTGGTCGGCACTTGGTTGTTCGGCTGGCTATTCGCCGAACGCCTGTCGACGGGGATTGCGAGAGGCACCACGCTGGCCCAGACGGGGGTTCTGATCCCCGCCATGTTCGGCGCGGCCATTCTGGTGGTCTGGGAAGGGGTGACGCGGGGTGGCGGTGTGCCGACCATTCTTCTGCCCGCGCCCTCGGGCATCTGGGACCAGTTGATCAATAGCGTGCCCGTTCTCGCCGCCGATTTTTATCAGACCTTCATCAAGGCAGTGCTGATTGGCTATGCCATGGGCTGTGCAGCAGGGTTTGCCGTCGCCATTGCCATTGACCGCTCCCCCTTTCTCAAGCGCGGGCTGTTGCCGCTGGGTAATTTCGTCTCGGCCTTGCCCCTGATCGGCATCGCCCCGATCATGGTGATGTGGTTCGGCTTTGACTGGCAGTCAAAGGCGGCGGTGGTTGTGGTGATGACCTTCTTTCCCATGCTGGTGAATACGATTTCCGGCCTTAACGCTTCGGGCGAGATGGAGCGCGATTTGATGCGCACCTATGCCTCGAGCTATTGGCAGACACTGGCCAAGCTGCGCCTGCCGGCGGCGGCCCCTTTCATTTTCAATGCCCTGAAAATCAATTCCACCCTCGCCCTGATCGGGGCCATCGTGGCCGAATTTTTCGGGACACCCATCGTTGGCATGGGCTTTCGCATCTCCTCCGAGATCGGCAAGCTGAATGTCGAGATGGTCTGGGCAGAAATCGCCATCGCGGCACTGGCGGGCTCTGCATTTTACGGTGTGATGGCATTGCTCGAACGCGCCGTCACATTCTGGCATCCGTCCGTCCGCAGTGGGCGGGCTTAA
- the amt gene encoding ammonium transporter: MVSALGTLPVAAAEAVTPAEMIADQAVRLDMVWMLVAAALVMMMQIGFMLLEAGMVRSKNTINVAQKNLLDFMFSVLVFGAFGFMFAFGTGTLALPVGMDANLFLLTGLDPWTAGFFVFQVMFCGTAATIVSGAVAERMKLPAYVLGSVIMAGFIYPVFAHWAWGSALGPSQGAFLGNMGFVDFAGSTVVHATGAWVALAACLILGPRFGRFTADGKPVRIAGHSPVLATAGALLLFFGWIGFNGGSTVAATPDIAHIILNTVMAGAAGGAAGYLLGWAQDKVILPEKAVSGMLGGLVAVTAGCMVLDSAGAVLVGIAGGMAAVLGNKLLEERFQIDDAVGAIGVHGFAGATGTLLLALLAPAANLPLGNRLEQLGVQVLGIGINFAWTFVLGLALFFVLDRVMKVRVTAQAEGRGLNEAEHATRIGIGHVEEALGALVHGTADFDTRLRIEPGDEAEQLTRMLNALMDNMQKEEALRSKATDLRRSDEEAERLAALTDATFEALCISVEGKIIDGNAAFETLIGLPMAELADRELFDLIAPDDRAPMAERLADGLPEPHEIHILNAHGERIPVEMRGRDIIYRGARTRVSAIFDLRDRKKAEDQIRFLAQHDPLTNLPNRALFNENLNEMIRVTIATGTPSAVLLVDLDHFKDINDLHGHPAGDEVIKVTAERLRQVVRAGDMVARLGGDEYAVLQGRVEFANQAEDLAHRIVTELSRPITVARDTKIRIGASVGVAICPRDGLQGDQLITRADTALYHAKNSGRNQYALFEPGMDAELRRRQLLDADLMPALEGDQFRLYFQPRLDLATASIDCYEALIRWQHPENGLINPADFIPVAEHSGKIVPIGTWVLREACRLAVAHLGSATVSVNVSPVQFRDKQFVETIAMALKDSGLEAERLEIEITESVLIDDDKRAIALLKHLKKLGIRIALDDFGTGYSSLGYLSRFPFDTIKIDRSFLQNARTDGDALAIIDTIIRLGRALEMNIVAEGVEYIDEVSMLAERGCREIQGFILGRPVPVAELLELPSAEITAALEGTKSPVADISKLKQAAQKLKTRSMASNRNLRRRRAN, from the coding sequence ATGGTGTCAGCGCTCGGGACATTACCTGTTGCCGCTGCCGAAGCTGTGACCCCCGCAGAAATGATCGCCGACCAGGCCGTCCGGCTCGATATGGTCTGGATGCTGGTCGCCGCCGCCCTGGTCATGATGATGCAGATCGGCTTCATGCTTTTGGAAGCGGGCATGGTGCGGTCCAAGAATACCATCAATGTGGCCCAGAAAAACCTGCTGGATTTCATGTTTTCAGTACTGGTCTTCGGGGCGTTCGGTTTCATGTTCGCCTTTGGCACCGGCACACTGGCGCTGCCGGTGGGCATGGACGCGAACCTGTTCCTGCTCACCGGGCTTGATCCCTGGACGGCAGGCTTTTTCGTGTTTCAGGTCATGTTCTGCGGCACCGCGGCGACCATTGTCTCCGGGGCTGTTGCCGAACGCATGAAACTCCCCGCCTATGTGCTGGGGTCGGTCATCATGGCCGGGTTCATTTATCCGGTTTTCGCCCATTGGGCCTGGGGCTCGGCACTGGGGCCAAGCCAGGGCGCGTTTCTGGGCAATATGGGCTTTGTCGATTTTGCCGGCTCCACCGTCGTCCACGCCACCGGCGCATGGGTGGCGCTGGCCGCCTGTCTGATTCTGGGCCCGCGCTTTGGCCGTTTCACTGCCGATGGCAAGCCGGTGCGCATTGCGGGCCACAGCCCTGTGCTGGCGACTGCCGGGGCGCTGCTTTTGTTCTTTGGCTGGATAGGCTTCAACGGCGGATCGACGGTCGCTGCAACCCCCGATATCGCTCATATCATTCTCAACACCGTCATGGCCGGTGCGGCGGGCGGTGCTGCCGGATACCTGCTGGGCTGGGCCCAGGACAAGGTGATCCTGCCCGAAAAGGCCGTCTCGGGCATGCTGGGGGGACTGGTCGCGGTCACTGCCGGTTGCATGGTGCTCGACAGTGCGGGAGCCGTGCTTGTGGGGATCGCTGGCGGCATGGCCGCCGTGCTCGGCAACAAATTGCTCGAAGAGCGCTTTCAGATTGATGATGCGGTGGGCGCCATTGGTGTTCACGGTTTTGCCGGGGCGACCGGCACCCTCCTGCTCGCCTTGCTGGCCCCTGCCGCCAACCTGCCTCTTGGCAACCGGCTTGAGCAATTGGGTGTGCAGGTGCTTGGCATCGGGATCAATTTTGCCTGGACCTTTGTGCTCGGGCTGGCCCTGTTTTTTGTGCTCGACCGGGTGATGAAGGTGCGGGTGACCGCACAGGCCGAAGGCCGGGGCCTCAACGAGGCCGAACACGCCACCCGGATTGGCATTGGCCATGTCGAGGAAGCGCTGGGCGCGCTGGTGCACGGCACAGCCGATTTTGATACCCGTTTGCGCATCGAGCCGGGCGATGAGGCCGAACAGCTCACCCGCATGCTCAATGCGCTGATGGACAATATGCAAAAGGAAGAGGCGCTGCGCTCCAAGGCCACCGATCTGCGCCGTTCCGATGAGGAGGCCGAACGTCTGGCCGCTCTGACTGACGCGACGTTTGAAGCGCTGTGCATTTCAGTGGAAGGCAAGATCATTGATGGCAATGCCGCCTTTGAAACCCTGATCGGTCTGCCCATGGCCGAACTCGCCGACCGGGAACTGTTCGACCTGATCGCGCCCGACGACCGCGCGCCCATGGCTGAGCGGCTGGCCGATGGCTTGCCCGAGCCGCACGAAATTCACATTCTCAATGCCCATGGCGAACGCATTCCCGTCGAAATGCGCGGGCGCGACATCATCTATCGCGGTGCCCGCACACGGGTCAGTGCCATTTTCGATTTGCGCGACCGCAAGAAGGCAGAGGACCAGATCCGTTTTCTCGCCCAGCATGACCCGCTGACAAACCTGCCCAACCGGGCCTTGTTCAACGAAAACCTCAACGAGATGATCCGCGTAACCATCGCCACGGGCACGCCCTCGGCGGTGCTGCTGGTCGATCTCGATCACTTCAAGGATATTAATGACCTGCATGGCCACCCGGCAGGTGACGAGGTGATCAAGGTGACAGCGGAACGCCTGCGCCAGGTGGTGCGGGCCGGGGATATGGTCGCCCGCCTTGGCGGCGATGAATATGCCGTGTTGCAGGGGCGTGTGGAATTCGCCAATCAGGCTGAAGACCTGGCCCACCGGATCGTCACCGAACTCTCGCGCCCGATCACCGTGGCGCGCGACACAAAGATTCGCATTGGCGCCAGCGTGGGCGTTGCCATTTGTCCGCGCGATGGCCTGCAGGGGGACCAGCTGATCACCCGCGCCGATACCGCCCTTTATCACGCCAAGAACAGCGGCCGGAACCAGTATGCCCTGTTTGAACCGGGCATGGATGCCGAATTGCGCCGCCGCCAATTGCTCGACGCGGACCTGATGCCGGCGCTTGAAGGCGATCAGTTCCGGCTTTATTTCCAGCCCCGGCTTGATCTGGCGACGGCCTCGATTGATTGCTATGAGGCATTGATCCGCTGGCAGCACCCTGAAAACGGTCTGATCAATCCGGCCGATTTTATTCCCGTGGCCGAACATTCCGGCAAGATCGTGCCGATCGGCACCTGGGTATTGCGCGAGGCCTGCCGCCTGGCGGTCGCCCATCTCGGTTCTGCCACCGTCAGCGTCAATGTCAGCCCGGTACAGTTCCGCGACAAGCAGTTTGTCGAAACAATTGCCATGGCGCTCAAGGACAGTGGTCTGGAAGCCGAACGGCTGGAAATCGAGATCACCGAAAGCGTGCTGATTGATGATGACAAACGCGCCATTGCCCTGCTCAAACACCTCAAAAAGCTCGGCATCCGTATTGCGCTTGATGATTTCGGCACCGGCTATTCCTCGCTGGGCTATCTCAGCCGTTTTCCGTTCGACACCATCAAGATCGACCGCTCCTTTTTGCAAAACGCCCGCACGGATGGCGATGCGCTGGCCATTATCGATACCATCATCCGGCTGGGCCGGGCGCTGGAGATGAATATCGTTGCTGAAGGCGTTGAATATATCGATGAGGTTTCAATGCTGGCCGAGCGCGGTTGCCGGGAAATCCAGGGCTTCATTCTGGGGCGGCCTGTCCCGGTGGCTGAATTGCTGGAACTGCCCTCCGCGGAAATCACCGCAGCGCTTGAAGGGACCAAATCCCCGGTGGCGGATATCTCAAAGCTCAAGCAAGCGGCCCAAAAGCTCAAGACCCGCTCCATGGCCTCAAACCGCAACCTCAGGCGTCGCCGGGCCAATTAG
- a CDS encoding ABC transporter substrate-binding protein, with the protein MKKIILVGLMASAMALSTSAGMAADAVTLQLKWVAQAQFAGYFVAKDKGFYEEEGIDITIKNGGPDVAPEQVIAGGGADVIVDWMAGALAARDKGVGLVNIAQPFKKSGLLLICPKDGPVQTVADFPGHTLGVWFFGNEYPFYAWMNKEGIPTDGGDAGVNVLKQSFDVEPLIQGQADCISVMTYNELGQAIDAGFTTDKLTIFNYTEMGNDLLEDGLYAMEEDLADPAFAETMVRFVKASQKGWKYAVENPDEAAQIVIDNDESGAQTLEHQQYMMSEVAKLVDPDDFALNIDAYNRTEKALLDQKIIENQPEGAYTLEITDKAGM; encoded by the coding sequence ATGAAAAAAATAATTTTGGTAGGCCTGATGGCCAGTGCCATGGCGCTGTCGACCTCTGCCGGCATGGCAGCGGACGCAGTGACCCTGCAGCTCAAATGGGTCGCTCAGGCGCAATTCGCCGGTTATTTTGTCGCCAAGGACAAAGGCTTTTATGAAGAAGAAGGCATCGACATCACCATCAAGAACGGCGGGCCCGACGTGGCGCCGGAACAGGTGATTGCCGGTGGCGGTGCTGATGTGATCGTCGACTGGATGGCCGGCGCACTGGCCGCGCGGGACAAGGGTGTGGGGCTCGTCAATATCGCCCAGCCATTCAAGAAATCCGGCCTGTTGCTGATCTGTCCCAAGGATGGCCCGGTACAGACCGTGGCGGATTTCCCCGGCCACACACTCGGCGTCTGGTTCTTTGGCAATGAATATCCCTTCTATGCCTGGATGAACAAGGAAGGCATTCCAACAGATGGCGGCGATGCCGGCGTCAATGTGCTCAAGCAGAGCTTTGATGTTGAGCCCTTGATTCAAGGCCAGGCCGATTGCATTTCGGTCATGACCTATAATGAACTGGGCCAGGCGATCGATGCCGGGTTCACCACCGACAAGCTGACCATCTTCAACTACACCGAAATGGGCAATGACCTGCTCGAAGACGGTCTTTATGCAATGGAAGAAGATCTCGCGGATCCCGCCTTTGCCGAAACCATGGTCCGCTTCGTCAAAGCCTCGCAAAAGGGCTGGAAATATGCGGTGGAGAATCCCGATGAAGCCGCACAGATCGTTATCGATAATGACGAATCCGGCGCCCAGACCCTTGAGCATCAGCAATATATGATGAGCGAAGTGGCCAAACTGGTCGATCCGGACGACTTTGCGCTCAATATTGATGCCTATAACCGTACCGAGAAGGCATTGCTCGATCAAAAGATCATCGAGAACCAGCCGGAAGGCGCCTATACGCTGGAGATCACCGACAAAGCCGGCATGTAA